A genome region from Baekduia alba includes the following:
- a CDS encoding GGDEF domain-containing protein, producing MDGAVLHGRRPRPVADAPAVDAAVVAKGWLLALVADAPLAAAGAVPAAELARGGPALCGAVLAALASDAALERLVVGDGRAPLAASAARLTGARSAAALAAGVEALRASLWRALRAELRDPMPELVADLADRLAYVCARVAEASLAVGVGVGSDAPGRAGGPLAEALAASAPPPAPAQGIRAFAPQPGAQRAAPSGEDFTGAAPTGRDVAVDDPFGGDDPLAEAARRAAARFGQDHGGNGNGSGDGAVEQPIAPPPNGVNVVDLPPVPEHVDPLTSLAEELAATPPSGVAGGVDDALYAPACDAPTVTRLRRVDTTWDDAQDAGPPWLAAIARRLERREQDGRPFAVFVVEVDDLERLLASQSGREVAIALETAERGLTAELAPADLVIRERLGRWWVTSPDREPTAARDLGSRVATAIAGAALGGAPLSASIGLAACPSDGETLDELAGRADEGMFAARAAGVPLA from the coding sequence ATGGATGGAGCCGTACTTCACGGTCGTCGGCCGCGACCGGTCGCCGATGCGCCGGCGGTCGACGCCGCGGTCGTCGCCAAGGGCTGGCTGCTCGCGCTCGTCGCCGACGCGCCGCTGGCCGCTGCCGGCGCGGTGCCCGCCGCCGAGCTGGCGCGCGGTGGGCCGGCGCTGTGCGGCGCGGTGCTCGCCGCGCTGGCGTCCGACGCCGCGCTGGAGCGGCTCGTCGTGGGGGACGGCCGCGCGCCGCTCGCCGCTTCGGCCGCACGGCTGACCGGGGCCCGGAGCGCGGCCGCGCTCGCCGCGGGCGTCGAGGCGCTGCGGGCGTCGCTGTGGCGCGCGCTGCGGGCCGAGCTGCGCGATCCGATGCCGGAGCTGGTGGCCGACCTGGCCGACCGCCTGGCCTACGTCTGCGCCCGCGTCGCCGAGGCGTCGCTGGCCGTCGGCGTCGGCGTCGGCAGCGACGCGCCCGGCCGGGCCGGCGGCCCGCTGGCCGAGGCGCTGGCGGCGTCCGCGCCGCCTCCTGCCCCGGCGCAGGGCATCCGCGCCTTCGCGCCGCAGCCGGGGGCGCAGCGGGCGGCGCCGAGCGGCGAGGACTTCACGGGTGCGGCGCCGACCGGGCGCGACGTCGCGGTCGACGATCCGTTCGGTGGTGACGACCCGCTGGCCGAGGCGGCGCGCCGCGCCGCGGCGCGCTTCGGCCAGGACCACGGTGGCAACGGCAACGGCAGCGGTGACGGCGCCGTCGAGCAGCCGATCGCGCCGCCGCCCAACGGCGTCAACGTCGTCGACCTCCCGCCGGTCCCCGAGCACGTCGATCCGCTGACGTCGCTGGCCGAGGAGCTCGCGGCCACGCCGCCCAGCGGCGTGGCGGGCGGGGTGGATGACGCGCTGTACGCCCCGGCGTGCGACGCGCCGACGGTCACGCGCCTGCGGCGCGTCGACACCACGTGGGATGACGCGCAGGACGCCGGCCCGCCGTGGCTGGCGGCGATCGCGCGCCGGCTCGAGCGTCGCGAGCAGGACGGCCGGCCGTTCGCCGTCTTCGTCGTCGAGGTCGACGACCTCGAGCGCCTGCTCGCCTCGCAGTCCGGCCGCGAGGTCGCGATCGCGCTGGAGACCGCCGAGCGCGGCCTGACCGCCGAGCTCGCACCCGCCGACCTCGTCATCCGCGAACGCCTCGGCCGCTGGTGGGTGACCAGCCCGGACCGCGAGCCGACAGCCGCCCGCGATCTCGGAAGCCGTGTCGCGACCGCGATCGCCGGCGCGGCCCTGGGCGGCGCGCCGCTGTCGGCCTCCATCGGGCTCGCGGCGTGCCCGAGCGACGGGGAGACGCTGGACGAGCTGGCGGGCCGGGCGGACGAAGGCATGTTCGCGGCGCGGGCCGCGGGCGTGCCGCTGGCTTAA
- a CDS encoding septal ring lytic transglycosylase RlpA family protein — MPKTNLLAAGAALAALVLALPCAAVAADPAPAAPSPGGLSFADPDAPTVFTDGSTLNAPLGQLVGDVVTVSGTVAGTAAGDAVAVQRVDPTVGWATIATAVVGPDGTYSASWKADHAEKTTLRAVSASAATSTTRAVVASGAPIEGRALTLYRRAQVTWYGPGFYGHKTACGLRLRKATLGVANKSLPCGTLVDLYNNGQTVTVPVIDRGPFRRGTSYDLTAATAQAIGVTATATIGAVRSVAPAVAAPVAAAPAAG; from the coding sequence TTGCCGAAGACGAACCTTCTTGCTGCGGGCGCCGCGCTGGCTGCCCTCGTACTCGCCTTGCCGTGCGCGGCCGTCGCCGCGGACCCGGCCCCTGCCGCGCCCTCGCCGGGCGGGTTGAGCTTCGCCGACCCCGACGCGCCGACGGTCTTCACCGACGGCTCGACGCTGAACGCCCCGCTCGGGCAGCTGGTCGGCGACGTCGTCACGGTCAGCGGCACCGTCGCCGGGACCGCGGCCGGCGACGCGGTGGCCGTCCAGCGCGTCGACCCGACCGTCGGCTGGGCGACGATCGCGACCGCGGTCGTCGGACCCGACGGGACCTACAGCGCGAGCTGGAAGGCCGACCACGCCGAGAAGACCACGCTGCGCGCCGTGTCCGCCTCGGCGGCCACGAGCACGACCCGCGCCGTCGTCGCCTCCGGCGCGCCGATCGAAGGCCGGGCGCTGACGCTCTACCGCCGCGCGCAGGTCACCTGGTACGGCCCCGGCTTCTACGGCCACAAGACGGCCTGCGGCCTGCGCCTGCGCAAGGCCACCCTAGGCGTGGCGAACAAGTCGCTGCCCTGCGGAACCCTCGTCGACCTGTACAACAACGGGCAGACCGTCACCGTTCCGGTGATCGACCGCGGACCCTTCCGTCGCGGGACGAGCTACGACCTCACGGCGGCGACGGCGCAGGCCATCGGCGTGACGGCGACGGCGACGATCGGCGCGGTGCGGTCGGTGGCGCCGGCTGTTGCTGCGCCTGTGGCTGCCGCGCCGGCTGCGGGTTAA
- a CDS encoding sigma-70 family RNA polymerase sigma factor, whose protein sequence is MSVVELQELEEIKGLLARGQVTGVLTFAEIATAVSELDLDESDVEDLHGFLEKSEIELVEEIDPASTAANEVERAPDKRTRRKTQKALDLRPDMTTDSLQLFLKDIGKVRLLTAQEEVDLAKRIERGDLDAKQKMVESNLRLVVSIAKNYRNQGLPFLDLIQEGTLGLVRAAEKFDYRKGFKFSTYATWWIRQAIARALADKARTIRIPVHVVEKLNKIGRAERKLVTELGREPTAEEIAEVTGIDPEEVDSIKRSAQAPVSLEKPVGDEEESEFGQFIADERAESPYERAAEILTKEALREALENLSYRERRVLELRYGLGGEHPRTLDEVGRTFNVTRERIRQIENQSLKKLQSLAEAQKLRDVA, encoded by the coding sequence ATGTCAGTAGTTGAACTTCAGGAACTCGAGGAGATCAAGGGCCTCCTGGCGCGTGGCCAGGTGACCGGCGTCTTGACGTTCGCGGAGATCGCCACCGCCGTCTCGGAGCTGGATCTCGACGAGTCGGACGTCGAAGACCTGCACGGCTTCCTCGAGAAGAGCGAGATCGAGCTGGTGGAGGAGATCGACCCCGCGTCGACCGCCGCCAACGAGGTCGAGCGCGCGCCCGACAAGCGCACGCGCCGGAAGACGCAGAAGGCGCTGGACCTGCGCCCGGACATGACGACCGACTCCCTTCAGCTGTTCCTGAAGGACATCGGCAAGGTCCGGCTGCTCACGGCCCAGGAGGAGGTCGACCTCGCCAAGCGCATCGAGCGCGGCGACCTCGACGCCAAGCAGAAGATGGTCGAGTCCAACCTGCGCCTGGTCGTCTCGATCGCCAAGAACTACCGCAACCAGGGCCTGCCGTTCCTGGACCTGATCCAGGAGGGCACGCTCGGCCTGGTCCGCGCGGCGGAGAAGTTCGACTACCGCAAGGGCTTCAAGTTCTCCACGTACGCGACCTGGTGGATCCGCCAGGCGATCGCGCGCGCCCTGGCCGACAAGGCGCGGACGATCCGCATCCCGGTCCACGTCGTCGAGAAGCTCAACAAGATCGGCCGCGCCGAGCGCAAGCTGGTCACCGAGCTGGGCCGCGAGCCCACCGCGGAGGAGATCGCCGAGGTCACCGGCATCGACCCCGAAGAGGTCGACTCGATCAAGCGCTCCGCGCAGGCCCCGGTCTCGTTGGAGAAGCCGGTCGGCGACGAGGAGGAGTCGGAGTTCGGCCAGTTCATCGCCGACGAGCGCGCCGAGTCGCCCTACGAGCGCGCCGCCGAGATCCTGACCAAGGAAGCGCTGCGCGAGGCGCTGGAGAACCTCTCCTACCGCGAGCGCCGCGTCCTCGAGCTCCGCTACGGCCTCGGGGGGGAGCACCCCCGCACGCTGGACGAGGTGGGCCGCACGTTCAACGTGACGCGCGAGCGCATCCGCCAGATCGAGAACCAGTCGCTGAAGAAGCTGCAGTCCCTCGCGGAGGCCCAGAAGCTGCGGGACGTGGCCTGA
- a CDS encoding type IV pilus twitching motility protein PilT, which translates to MSFDLHRALSKLIELHGSDLHLKVPSQPLCRVDGDLVPIPGAEPLAAEDTDGAVRMMLGDDSVKLAEFDSDGEVDFAYAVAGLARFRVNAFRQRGSVSLVMRAIPYGIKTIEELDLPPVIRELAEEERGIVLLTGTTGSGKSTTLASMIDHINSTRARHVVTIEDPIEFLHVDKRSVINQREIGMDTQNFKSALRRVLRQDPDVILIGEMRDEETVQTALSAAETGHLVFSTVHTVDAAETVNRLIEFFPPHMHNQVRAMIAGTLKGAVSQRLVPTSDGKGRVAVCEVLRMTGRVKDMIMDPQQTGKLPEVIADGGYYGMQTFDQALFHHLKAGRISMDEAMQFASSPHDFKLLVAADGRKGTTMDDLTQAEDQRDTPQHGSALR; encoded by the coding sequence GTGTCCTTCGATCTTCACCGTGCCCTGAGCAAGCTCATCGAGCTGCACGGCTCCGACCTGCACCTCAAGGTCCCGTCGCAGCCGCTCTGCCGCGTCGACGGCGATCTCGTCCCGATCCCCGGCGCGGAGCCGCTCGCCGCGGAGGACACCGACGGCGCCGTCCGCATGATGCTCGGCGACGACTCCGTCAAGCTCGCCGAGTTCGACAGCGACGGCGAGGTCGACTTCGCCTACGCCGTCGCCGGCCTGGCCCGCTTCCGCGTCAACGCGTTCCGCCAGCGCGGCTCGGTCTCGCTGGTCATGCGCGCGATTCCGTACGGCATCAAGACGATCGAGGAGCTCGACCTCCCGCCGGTCATCCGCGAGCTGGCCGAGGAGGAGCGCGGCATCGTCCTGCTCACCGGCACGACCGGCTCGGGCAAGTCGACGACGCTCGCGTCGATGATCGACCACATCAACTCGACCCGGGCGCGGCACGTCGTGACGATCGAGGACCCGATCGAGTTCCTGCACGTCGACAAGCGCTCGGTGATCAACCAGCGCGAGATCGGCATGGACACCCAGAACTTCAAGTCCGCCCTGCGCCGCGTCCTGCGCCAGGACCCGGACGTGATCCTCATCGGCGAGATGCGCGACGAGGAGACGGTCCAGACCGCGCTGAGCGCGGCGGAGACCGGCCACCTCGTCTTCTCCACCGTCCACACCGTGGACGCCGCCGAGACCGTCAACCGCCTGATCGAGTTCTTCCCGCCGCACATGCACAACCAGGTGCGCGCGATGATCGCCGGCACGCTGAAGGGCGCGGTCTCCCAGCGCCTGGTCCCGACGTCCGACGGCAAGGGCCGCGTCGCCGTGTGCGAGGTGCTGCGCATGACCGGCCGGGTCAAGGACATGATCATGGACCCGCAGCAGACCGGCAAGCTCCCCGAGGTCATCGCCGACGGCGGCTACTACGGGATGCAGACCTTCGACCAGGCGTTGTTCCATCACCTGAAGGCCGGCCGGATCTCGATGGACGAGGCGATGCAGTTCGCGTCCTCGCCGCACGACTTCAAGCTGCTCGTCGCCGCCGACGGCCGCAAGGGCACGACGATGGACGACCTCACCCAGGCCGAGGACCAGCGCGACACGCCGCAGCACGGCTCGGCGCTGCGCTAG
- a CDS encoding AIM24 family protein — translation MQTTLAQYNETQSTDSFTLQNSKLLKVSLTGNTIQAKIGSMVAYQGDASFEHAGSGGMSRMLKKAVTGEGQDLMKISGTGEVFLADQAQDVHLVYIEGEKITVNGPNLLAFDADIDWDIERVQGASSMMGGGLYNTSLKGTGWVAILSDGPPVLLNVASAATYADAQAAITWSEGVTTALRTDFKMKNLIGKSSGESVQMAFQGTGWVLVQPSEGRVSAGPTNGSGGGLGNLLGG, via the coding sequence ATGCAGACGACACTGGCGCAGTACAACGAGACGCAGTCGACCGACTCCTTCACGCTTCAGAACTCGAAGCTGCTGAAGGTCTCGCTCACCGGCAACACCATCCAGGCCAAGATCGGCTCGATGGTCGCCTACCAGGGCGACGCGAGCTTCGAGCACGCCGGCTCCGGCGGCATGAGCCGCATGCTCAAGAAGGCCGTCACCGGCGAGGGCCAGGACCTGATGAAGATCTCGGGCACCGGCGAGGTCTTCCTGGCCGACCAGGCCCAGGACGTCCACCTCGTCTACATCGAGGGCGAGAAGATCACGGTCAACGGCCCCAACCTGCTCGCTTTCGACGCGGACATCGACTGGGACATCGAGCGCGTCCAGGGCGCCAGCTCGATGATGGGCGGCGGCCTTTACAACACGTCGCTGAAGGGCACCGGCTGGGTCGCGATCCTGTCCGACGGCCCGCCCGTCCTGCTCAACGTCGCCAGCGCGGCGACCTACGCCGACGCGCAGGCCGCGATCACCTGGTCGGAGGGCGTGACGACCGCGCTGCGGACCGACTTCAAGATGAAGAACCTGATCGGCAAGTCGTCGGGCGAGAGCGTGCAGATGGCGTTCCAGGGCACCGGCTGGGTGCTCGTGCAGCCGTCCGAGGGCCGCGTCTCGGCGGGTCCGACGAACGGCAGCGGCGGCGGCTTGGGCAACCTGCTGGGCGGCTGA
- a CDS encoding winged helix-turn-helix transcriptional regulator, producing the protein MPVDPTCPVCQTADIICGKWTLLLIRDLAEGHSRFCELERSLSGISPRTLSLRLRALEEEGIVERHTFGEVPPRVEYSLTPKGVALLPIIEDMRSYGSTWLGAECASEPAQHEPAQHEPAQVEPVAV; encoded by the coding sequence ATGCCCGTAGATCCCACGTGTCCTGTCTGCCAGACGGCGGACATCATCTGCGGGAAGTGGACCCTCTTGCTGATCCGCGATCTCGCAGAGGGCCACTCCCGCTTCTGCGAGCTCGAGAGGTCGCTGAGCGGCATCTCGCCGCGGACCCTCTCGCTACGCCTCCGCGCGCTGGAGGAGGAGGGCATCGTCGAGCGGCACACGTTCGGCGAGGTCCCGCCGCGGGTCGAGTACTCGCTGACGCCGAAGGGCGTCGCGCTGCTGCCGATCATCGAGGACATGCGGTCCTACGGCTCGACGTGGCTGGGCGCCGAGTGCGCGTCCGAGCCGGCGCAGCACGAGCCGGCGCAGCACGAGCCGGCGCAGGTCGAGCCGGTCGCGGTCTAG
- a CDS encoding peptidoglycan recognition protein family protein, which produces MDAPPLTRRRALALGAAAGLSSVVTSAVPAWARGARSSVRGFGLRVGRDAFAGRARTTGVLQAPARFDLLGVLGADRGGLGLEVRVRARHGTWSPWVPLGAGHHHRPDTGTGAHASDPVWAGGADELQLRAGRRPSRALEVRFVAVPASARRLVRPVRAHAAQAGAPPTVIPRAAWGGDAVPPRADPSYGDVQVAFVHHTVSANDYAPEDSAGIVLSMAKYHRDTNGWNDLGYNFVVDKYGQVFEGRAGGIDQAVIGAQAQGYNSHSTGIANIGTFTDVGQTDAALDAMAKLIAWKLPLHGAPVTGQIVLTSGGGELNRYKSGTPVTLERICGHRDGDATECPGNALYAQLPDLRRRAQGIAPAIPVASVALDMSAPAQSVVYGDALVVSGTLRRGDGSAIAGQRVLVQKQGRSGWVTLARVPSGDDGAWSASIAWRAAGKVRARAAVTGAAASATDGVQVGCTPLLTAKAKTTRVKAGRSVPVSGIVRPLAPVVVTIEKQGSDGKWRKVGTTTVKPRRTQFKSSVALKHPGLYRLTPRTGSGTAKAAAAALYVRAVRKASSVKTGSSGGTAA; this is translated from the coding sequence GTGGACGCCCCGCCGCTCACCCGGCGGCGTGCCCTCGCGCTGGGTGCTGCCGCCGGCCTGTCCTCCGTCGTCACGTCCGCGGTCCCCGCATGGGCCCGCGGCGCTCGGTCGTCCGTGCGCGGCTTCGGCCTGCGCGTGGGGCGCGACGCCTTCGCGGGCCGCGCCCGCACGACGGGCGTGCTGCAGGCGCCGGCGCGCTTCGACCTGCTCGGCGTGCTGGGCGCCGACCGCGGCGGCCTGGGCCTGGAGGTCCGGGTGCGCGCGCGGCACGGCACGTGGTCGCCGTGGGTGCCGCTGGGCGCCGGGCACCACCACCGGCCGGACACGGGGACCGGCGCGCACGCGTCCGATCCCGTCTGGGCGGGCGGCGCCGACGAGCTGCAGCTGCGCGCCGGGCGCCGGCCGTCGCGGGCGCTCGAGGTGCGCTTCGTCGCGGTGCCGGCGAGCGCGCGGCGCCTCGTGCGACCGGTCCGGGCGCATGCCGCGCAGGCCGGCGCCCCGCCGACGGTCATCCCGCGCGCCGCGTGGGGCGGCGACGCCGTCCCACCGCGCGCCGACCCGAGCTACGGCGACGTGCAGGTCGCGTTCGTCCACCACACGGTGTCGGCCAACGACTACGCGCCCGAGGACTCCGCCGGGATCGTGCTGTCGATGGCCAAGTACCACCGCGACACCAACGGGTGGAACGACTTGGGCTACAACTTCGTCGTCGACAAGTACGGCCAGGTCTTCGAGGGGCGCGCGGGCGGGATCGACCAGGCGGTCATCGGCGCGCAGGCGCAGGGCTACAACTCGCACTCGACCGGCATCGCGAACATCGGGACGTTCACCGACGTCGGGCAGACCGACGCCGCGCTGGACGCGATGGCCAAGCTCATCGCGTGGAAGCTGCCGCTGCACGGCGCGCCCGTCACGGGCCAGATCGTCCTGACCAGCGGCGGCGGCGAGCTCAACCGCTACAAGTCGGGCACGCCGGTGACGCTGGAGCGGATCTGCGGCCACCGCGACGGCGACGCGACCGAGTGCCCGGGCAACGCGCTGTACGCGCAGCTGCCGGACCTGCGGCGCCGCGCCCAGGGGATCGCGCCGGCGATCCCGGTCGCGAGCGTCGCGCTCGACATGTCCGCACCCGCCCAGTCGGTGGTCTACGGCGACGCGCTGGTCGTCAGCGGGACCTTGCGCCGCGGCGACGGCAGCGCGATCGCCGGTCAGCGCGTCCTGGTCCAGAAGCAGGGCAGGAGCGGCTGGGTCACGCTCGCGCGCGTGCCGTCCGGCGACGACGGCGCCTGGAGCGCGAGCATCGCCTGGCGCGCCGCCGGCAAGGTCCGGGCGCGCGCGGCGGTGACGGGCGCGGCGGCCTCGGCGACCGACGGCGTCCAGGTCGGCTGCACGCCGCTGCTGACGGCCAAGGCGAAGACGACCCGCGTCAAGGCCGGCCGCTCGGTCCCGGTGTCCGGCATCGTCCGACCGCTCGCACCGGTCGTCGTGACGATCGAGAAGCAGGGCAGCGACGGCAAGTGGCGCAAGGTCGGCACGACGACGGTCAAGCCACGCCGGACGCAGTTCAAGAGCTCCGTCGCGCTGAAGCACCCGGGGCTGTACCGGCTCACGCCGCGGACGGGGAGCGGGACCGCGAAGGCGGCGGCCGCGGCGCTGTACGTGCGGGCGGTGCGGAAGGCGTCCTCGGTGAAGACGGGGTCGTCGGGCGGGACGGCGGCTTAG
- a CDS encoding arginase family protein, producing MSARDAFRWPPLALISWPFEFGTPDLGMGIGASLLAGDKELHDDLAAAGWTPTLERIPAADPSGGEVTRIFDLLRAHAGAVRAAVRRGAFPLVLSGGCISAAATVAGAAVDGQATGAVWFDAHADLDTPEDNLSGSMDVQALSILTGSAWQAAARAIPWFAPVREEDVLAVGVRDLADHQRLRLERSAIRTFDAAALATLPTRVYLHVDLDVLGTEIGVANRYACAGGPSLDGVLATIDATFDHATVIAAALTAYEPRSDRSGAIRAAAHAIATLIAKRALEQR from the coding sequence TTGAGCGCCCGCGACGCGTTCCGCTGGCCGCCGCTGGCGCTGATCTCGTGGCCGTTCGAGTTCGGGACGCCGGACCTCGGCATGGGCATAGGCGCCTCGCTGCTGGCCGGCGACAAGGAGCTGCACGACGACCTGGCGGCCGCCGGCTGGACGCCCACGCTGGAGCGCATCCCGGCCGCCGACCCGTCCGGCGGCGAGGTCACCAGGATCTTCGACCTCCTGCGCGCGCACGCCGGCGCGGTCCGCGCCGCGGTGCGCCGCGGCGCGTTCCCGCTGGTCCTGTCGGGCGGCTGCATCAGCGCCGCGGCGACGGTCGCGGGCGCCGCGGTCGACGGGCAGGCGACCGGCGCCGTGTGGTTCGACGCGCACGCCGACCTCGACACGCCCGAGGACAACCTGTCGGGCTCGATGGACGTCCAGGCGCTCTCGATCCTCACCGGCAGCGCGTGGCAGGCGGCCGCCCGCGCGATCCCGTGGTTCGCGCCGGTGCGCGAGGAGGACGTGCTCGCCGTCGGCGTCCGCGACCTCGCCGACCACCAACGCCTACGCCTCGAGCGCAGCGCCATCCGGACGTTCGACGCCGCGGCGCTCGCCACCCTGCCCACGCGGGTCTACCTGCACGTCGACCTCGACGTCCTCGGCACCGAGATCGGCGTCGCCAACCGCTACGCGTGCGCCGGCGGCCCGTCGCTGGACGGGGTGCTCGCGACGATCGACGCGACCTTCGACCACGCCACGGTGATCGCCGCGGCCCTCACCGCCTACGAGCCGCGCAGCGACCGCTCCGGGGCGATCCGCGCCGCCGCGCACGCCATCGCGACGCTCATCGCCAAGCGCGCGCTCGAGCAGCGCTAG